Proteins co-encoded in one Aquincola tertiaricarbonis genomic window:
- a CDS encoding ABC transporter permease, with translation MTAYLVRRLWQMIPTLAGVVLLVFLLFKFFGGDPAEILGGLNATPEQVQAIRDQLGLNEPWWVQLGIFLKSIATFDWGKSWATNESVSHLFATRLPATLTVMVPILVLDVLLALPIAMWVAYRRGSLTDRVIMVATTVALSISFLVYVIVGQYVFGFQLGWFPVQGWSDSTLTNLLTYAPLPVLLAVAVGLSPQTRLYRSFFLDELGHDYVRTARAKGLPERTVLFKHVLRNAMIPILTNIGLQLPGIFVGSFLIEVFFSIPGLGREVLLAVNRSDYPVIQAVTVYLAALTMVINLVVDLLYKLVDPRVVLK, from the coding sequence ATGACGGCCTACCTCGTGCGCCGCCTGTGGCAGATGATCCCCACCCTGGCGGGCGTCGTGCTGCTGGTGTTCCTGTTGTTCAAGTTCTTCGGCGGCGACCCGGCCGAAATCCTCGGGGGCCTCAATGCCACGCCCGAGCAGGTGCAGGCCATCCGCGACCAGCTCGGCCTCAACGAGCCGTGGTGGGTGCAGCTGGGCATCTTCCTCAAGAGCATCGCCACCTTCGACTGGGGCAAGAGCTGGGCGACGAACGAATCGGTGAGCCACCTGTTCGCCACCCGCCTGCCCGCCACGTTGACGGTGATGGTCCCCATCCTGGTGCTGGACGTGCTGCTGGCGCTGCCCATCGCGATGTGGGTGGCCTACCGCCGCGGCTCATTGACCGACCGGGTCATCATGGTGGCCACCACGGTGGCGCTGTCCATCTCGTTCCTGGTGTACGTGATCGTCGGCCAGTACGTGTTCGGCTTCCAACTGGGCTGGTTTCCGGTGCAGGGCTGGAGCGACAGCACGCTGACCAACCTGCTGACCTATGCGCCACTGCCGGTGCTGCTGGCGGTGGCCGTGGGCTTGTCACCGCAGACGCGGCTGTACCGCAGCTTCTTCCTTGACGAACTGGGCCACGACTACGTGCGCACCGCCCGCGCCAAGGGCCTGCCCGAGCGCACGGTGCTGTTCAAGCACGTGCTGCGCAACGCGATGATCCCCATCCTCACCAACATCGGGCTGCAGTTGCCGGGCATCTTCGTCGGGTCCTTCCTCATCGAGGTGTTCTTCTCCATCCCCGGCCTGGGCCGTGAGGTGCTGCTGGCCGTCAATCGCAGCGACTATCCCGTCATCCAGGCTGTCACCGTGTACCTGGCGGCCCTCACCATGGTCATCAACCTGGTGGTGGACCTGCTGTACAAGCTGGTCGATCCGCGGGTGGTGCTGAAATGA
- a CDS encoding ABC transporter permease: protein MSAVLTPVAAAAQDERSEGVWHAAWRRFQRDRIGMAGAAVVLVFLVVIALAALDLLASDWQREVGVPNAPPTLLGPAPAEQQTALEVPKGPNVDLSAIDPLAPRYQEWDERARQFKTEEFHKAETLPLGGDRLGRDVLAKAIKGTEISVFVGVLAAVVAALVGTLLGALAGFFGRRLGDFIEWVYNVFTSIPDILLIFAFAAVFGRGIGTVVLILGLTGWTGIYRQVRAEFIKHGSREYVRAAEAIGASTGSRMFRHILPNVSHVILVRMSLLVVGFIKAEVILSYLGLGVPVDQVSWGTMLAEAQSELILGHWWQLAAATVFMAVFVTAFSLMADALRDALDPKLRGLE from the coding sequence ATGAGCGCGGTGCTGACCCCGGTGGCCGCAGCGGCTCAAGACGAACGCTCCGAAGGCGTGTGGCATGCCGCCTGGCGGCGCTTCCAGCGCGACCGCATCGGCATGGCCGGCGCGGCCGTGGTGCTGGTGTTCCTGGTGGTCATCGCGCTGGCCGCGCTGGACCTGCTGGCCAGCGACTGGCAGCGCGAGGTGGGCGTGCCCAACGCACCGCCCACACTGCTGGGCCCGGCGCCGGCCGAGCAGCAGACGGCGCTGGAAGTGCCCAAGGGCCCCAACGTCGACCTGTCGGCCATCGACCCGCTGGCGCCCCGCTACCAGGAGTGGGACGAGCGCGCCCGCCAGTTCAAGACCGAGGAATTCCACAAGGCCGAGACGCTGCCGCTGGGCGGCGACCGGCTGGGCCGCGACGTGCTGGCCAAGGCCATCAAGGGCACCGAGATCTCGGTCTTCGTCGGCGTGCTGGCCGCGGTGGTGGCGGCGCTGGTGGGCACGCTGCTGGGGGCGCTGGCCGGCTTCTTCGGCCGCCGGCTGGGCGACTTCATCGAGTGGGTCTACAACGTCTTCACGTCCATCCCCGACATCCTGCTGATCTTCGCTTTCGCGGCGGTGTTCGGCCGCGGCATCGGCACCGTGGTGCTGATCCTGGGCCTGACCGGCTGGACCGGCATCTACCGCCAGGTGCGCGCCGAGTTCATCAAGCACGGCAGCCGCGAGTACGTGCGCGCGGCCGAGGCCATCGGCGCTTCCACCGGCTCGCGCATGTTCCGCCACATCCTGCCCAACGTCAGCCACGTGATCCTGGTGCGCATGTCGCTGCTGGTGGTGGGCTTCATCAAGGCCGAGGTCATCCTGAGCTACCTGGGCCTGGGCGTGCCGGTCGATCAGGTGAGCTGGGGCACCATGCTGGCCGAGGCGCAAAGCGAGCTGATCCTGGGCCACTGGTGGCAGCTGGCGGCGGCCACGGTGTTCATGGCGGTGTTCGTCACCGCGTTCTCGTTGATGGCCGATGCGCTGCGCGATGCGCTCGACCCCAAGCTGCGCGGGCTGGAGTAA
- a CDS encoding ABC transporter ATP-binding protein, with the protein MTLLSIQNLQVAFRMGQAGGVAQRAQAVGRDGTGVSFDVPENTTVALVGESGSGKSVTAMSILNLLPDNAERQGRILYDGRDLLQATRSELLALRGREIACVFQDPMGSLNPVFTIGDQLCEPLRRHLKLGRRAALARAEALLAEVGMPEPRRRLGAYPHELSGGQQQRVMIAMALACEPRLLIADEPTTALDVTIQRQILELLARLKDKHRMSVLFISHDLGVVGEIADQVVVMRHGVVREQGPVARIFSAPQDAYTQALLACRPSLTDNPARLTVIDDHIAGQPTAATVPARPKDAQAPVVLAVRSLAKSFFLPQGLFGKREFKAVRGVNFQLRRGHTLGVVGESGSGKTTMGLTLLRLHEPTGGEVIFDGKNLLTLTDRERQAMRRRIQIVFQNPYASLNPRFTIGQTLVEPMTIHGIGASVAEREQRARQLLGKVGLDGRAFGKYPHEFSGGQRQRIAIARCLTLQPEVLVLDEAVSALDVSVQAQVLNLLKDLQDELGLAYVFISHDLAVVRFISDEVLVMKDGEVVEQAPAEQILAAPQQAYTQRLLAAVPRGWQPAA; encoded by the coding sequence ATGACCCTGCTGAGCATCCAGAACCTGCAGGTGGCCTTCCGCATGGGGCAGGCCGGTGGCGTGGCGCAGCGGGCGCAGGCCGTCGGCCGCGATGGCACCGGCGTCAGCTTCGACGTGCCCGAGAACACCACGGTGGCGCTGGTGGGCGAGTCGGGCTCGGGCAAGAGCGTGACGGCCATGTCCATCCTCAACCTGCTGCCCGACAACGCCGAGCGGCAGGGCCGCATCCTGTACGACGGCCGCGACCTGTTGCAGGCCACGCGGTCCGAGCTGCTGGCGCTGCGCGGGCGCGAGATCGCCTGCGTGTTCCAGGACCCGATGGGCTCGCTGAACCCGGTGTTCACCATCGGCGATCAACTGTGCGAGCCGCTGCGCCGGCACCTGAAGCTGGGCCGCCGCGCGGCGCTGGCGCGGGCCGAGGCGCTGCTGGCCGAGGTGGGCATGCCCGAGCCGCGCCGCCGGCTGGGTGCCTACCCGCACGAGCTGTCCGGCGGCCAGCAGCAGCGGGTGATGATCGCGATGGCGCTGGCCTGCGAGCCGCGGCTGCTGATCGCCGACGAACCCACCACCGCGCTGGACGTGACCATCCAGCGCCAGATCCTGGAGCTGCTGGCGCGGCTGAAGGACAAGCACCGCATGAGCGTGCTGTTCATCAGCCACGACCTGGGCGTGGTGGGCGAGATCGCCGACCAGGTGGTGGTGATGCGCCATGGCGTGGTGCGCGAGCAGGGCCCGGTGGCCCGCATCTTCAGCGCGCCGCAGGACGCCTACACCCAGGCGCTGCTGGCCTGCCGCCCCAGCCTCACCGACAACCCGGCGCGGCTGACGGTGATCGACGACCACATCGCCGGCCAGCCCACCGCGGCCACGGTGCCGGCCCGGCCGAAGGACGCGCAGGCGCCGGTGGTGCTGGCGGTGCGGTCGCTGGCCAAGAGCTTCTTCCTGCCGCAGGGCCTGTTCGGCAAGCGCGAGTTCAAGGCGGTGCGCGGCGTCAACTTCCAGCTGCGGCGCGGACACACGCTGGGCGTGGTGGGTGAATCCGGCTCGGGCAAGACCACCATGGGCCTGACGCTGCTGCGCCTGCACGAGCCCACCGGCGGCGAGGTGATCTTCGACGGCAAGAACCTGCTGACGCTCACCGACCGCGAGCGGCAGGCCATGCGGCGGCGCATCCAGATCGTCTTCCAGAACCCCTACGCCTCGCTGAACCCGCGCTTCACCATCGGGCAGACGCTGGTGGAGCCGATGACCATCCATGGCATCGGCGCCAGCGTGGCCGAGCGTGAGCAGCGCGCCCGGCAGCTGCTGGGCAAGGTGGGCCTGGACGGCCGTGCCTTCGGCAAGTACCCGCACGAGTTCAGCGGCGGCCAGCGCCAGCGCATCGCCATCGCGCGCTGCCTGACGCTGCAGCCCGAGGTGCTGGTGCTGGACGAGGCGGTGAGCGCGCTCGACGTCAGCGTGCAGGCCCAGGTGCTGAACCTGCTGAAGGACCTGCAGGACGAGCTGGGCCTGGCCTACGTGTTCATCAGCCACGACCTGGCGGTGGTGCGCTTCATCAGCGACGAAGTGCTGGTGATGAAGGACGGCGAGGTGGTGGAGCAGGCGCCGGCCGAGCAGATCCTGGCGGCGCCGCAGCAGGCCTACACCCAGCGCCTGCTGGCCGCAGTGCCCCGCGGCTGGCAGCCCGCGGCCTGA
- a CDS encoding Bug family tripartite tricarboxylate transporter substrate binding protein, with protein sequence MSISRRTWLTALAAAPLATAPFAALAQAGWPSKPVRIVVPFAAGGTTDILARALAPELQRAFGQPFIVDNKPGAGGNIGAADVAKSAPDGHTLLMGTVGTHGINQSLYPKLPYDPIKDFAPVTLVAAVPNVLVFNPAKAEQLGIRNVADLIKYAKANPGKLNMASSGNGTSIHLAGELFKAMTGSYMVHFPYRGSGPALIDLIGGNMDLMFDNLPSSMQQIKAGKLKALAVTSAARSPALPDVPTIAEAGPVKGYEASSWFGLLAPHGTPAEVVNRLQQETAKALASPALKERLMAQGALPSGNTPAEFAKLIDAETAKWAQVVKVSGAKVD encoded by the coding sequence ATGAGCATCTCCCGCCGCACCTGGCTCACCGCGCTGGCCGCCGCCCCGCTGGCCACCGCCCCCTTTGCCGCGCTGGCCCAAGCCGGCTGGCCCAGCAAGCCCGTGCGCATCGTCGTGCCCTTCGCGGCCGGCGGCACCACCGACATCCTGGCCCGTGCGCTGGCGCCCGAGCTGCAGCGCGCCTTCGGCCAGCCGTTCATCGTCGACAACAAGCCCGGCGCGGGCGGCAACATCGGCGCGGCCGACGTCGCCAAGTCGGCGCCCGACGGCCACACGCTGCTGATGGGTACCGTGGGCACCCACGGCATCAACCAGTCGCTGTACCCCAAGCTGCCCTACGACCCGATCAAGGACTTCGCGCCGGTGACGCTGGTGGCCGCGGTGCCCAACGTGCTGGTGTTCAACCCGGCCAAGGCCGAGCAGCTGGGCATCCGCAACGTGGCCGACCTGATCAAGTACGCCAAGGCCAATCCGGGCAAGCTGAACATGGCCAGCTCGGGCAACGGCACCTCCATCCACCTGGCGGGCGAGCTGTTCAAGGCGATGACCGGCAGCTACATGGTGCACTTCCCGTACCGCGGCTCGGGCCCGGCACTGATCGACCTGATCGGCGGCAACATGGACCTGATGTTCGACAACCTGCCTTCGTCGATGCAGCAGATCAAGGCGGGCAAGCTGAAGGCGCTGGCGGTGACCAGCGCAGCCCGCTCGCCCGCGCTGCCCGACGTGCCGACCATCGCCGAGGCCGGTCCGGTCAAGGGTTATGAAGCCAGCAGCTGGTTCGGCCTGCTGGCGCCGCACGGCACGCCTGCCGAGGTGGTCAACCGCCTGCAGCAGGAAACCGCCAAGGCGCTGGCCAGCCCGGCGCTGAAGGAGCGGTTGATGGCGCAAGGCGCGCTGCCCAGCGGCAACACGCCGGCCGAGTTCGCCAAGCTGATCGACGCCGAGACCGCCAAGTGGGCGCAGGTGGTGAAGGTGTCGGGCGCCAAGGTGGATTGA
- a CDS encoding PAS domain S-box protein: MNASPLADPLPSVRALVARYFYGTVGAGAVAAAALLLLAQPGPLWQRGPLAGGFVLLAMAGALLQRQRGPVIDLAVMPVALGTVVLITLTSLIFQWGVNSAAIGFYSLLTCTSCAISTVRRGAVVALGGALSIAFLAWAEHQQWIAGATAVADMPLLRRLLNQWLLLAAGLACGTLLARVLRHHVGASAEREQRFLGLLGIAADAYWELDTSFRIVHLSMRNPDHRFLPVLPPPLCPPWMVPGRLFDEDVLDALRADLEARRAFREVHVREQQPDGSLRHEVLSGEPRFDARGVFVGYWGVSRDVTLDMRARAALVATEVRYQELFSRLPSPLLLHRQRRVLDANPAAAALFGYPDVASMLGQDVFGALTLADGEDPGAPPSLEAMPGNPHLSPAEYTLHTQDGRQRTVRVAGVGVEADGEPATLSSFLDDTERRSAEEAVRRSEALLSHLVATSPDVITLSELGGGYVMVNDTFVRLTGYSMDEVIGRSALDLGIWVRPEDRAHIVDALQHAPVVRDVSTHFRTKHGQHLDMQVSAARFMMDGRQYLVLNARDVTVVERARLEREAILENASIGIALTRDRTFLLANPRFEQMFGWPRGKLVGTPGRAVWPDDSAYAAMGRAIGPALARGEQVEYEAPMRRYDGSMFLCRLLARAVDPHHPNGGSTIWIADDVTERRGVEAALAKARDEAEAASQAKSAFLANTSHEIRTPLNALVGLARLARQPDLDDDRRGQYLDQIVDSAKLLSAIISDILDLSKVEAGKLRLETVPFDLHALLGNLHRGSLAPAEARGLTLHLDIDGGLPQRVLGDPVRVRQIVGNFLSNALKFTATGSVSLRARPARALRNGTPDPLASGARLRIEVVDTGPGIDRATQARLFQPFTQGDESTTRRYGGTGLGLSICRELATLMSGEVGVHSQPGQGSTFWVELPLPSSEDDGAPSAFGPLDTSSPLAGRRVLMVEDNPVNMMIGVALLERWGVEVEQAGNGREAVEAVRRAAAQGRLFDAVLMDVQMPVMSGHEATRVLREQFDARALPILALTAAALVSEREQALAAGMNDFLTKPIDPVRLHAALAEAMSLGTI, encoded by the coding sequence GTGAACGCCTCTCCCCTGGCCGATCCGCTGCCTTCGGTGCGCGCGCTGGTGGCGCGCTACTTCTACGGCACCGTGGGCGCGGGCGCCGTGGCCGCAGCCGCCCTGCTGCTGCTCGCCCAGCCCGGCCCTTTGTGGCAGCGGGGGCCGCTGGCCGGCGGCTTCGTGCTGCTGGCCATGGCCGGCGCCTTGCTGCAGCGCCAACGCGGCCCGGTGATCGACCTGGCCGTGATGCCGGTGGCCCTGGGCACGGTGGTGCTGATCACGCTCACCAGCCTGATCTTCCAGTGGGGCGTCAACAGCGCGGCCATCGGCTTCTACAGCCTGCTGACCTGCACCTCCTGCGCCATTTCCACGGTGCGACGGGGCGCCGTGGTGGCGCTGGGCGGCGCGCTGTCCATCGCCTTCCTGGCCTGGGCCGAGCACCAGCAGTGGATCGCCGGCGCCACGGCGGTGGCCGACATGCCGCTGCTGCGGCGGCTGCTGAACCAGTGGCTGCTGCTGGCCGCCGGCCTGGCCTGCGGCACGCTGCTGGCGCGGGTGCTGCGCCACCACGTGGGCGCCAGCGCCGAACGTGAGCAGCGGTTCCTGGGCCTGCTGGGCATCGCCGCCGACGCCTACTGGGAGCTGGACACCAGCTTTCGCATCGTGCACCTGTCGATGCGCAACCCCGACCACCGCTTCCTGCCGGTGCTGCCGCCGCCGCTGTGCCCGCCGTGGATGGTGCCAGGCCGCCTGTTCGACGAAGACGTGCTGGACGCGCTGCGCGCCGACCTGGAGGCCCGCCGTGCCTTCCGCGAGGTGCATGTGCGCGAGCAGCAGCCCGATGGCAGCCTGCGCCACGAGGTGCTGAGCGGCGAGCCCCGCTTCGATGCGCGTGGCGTCTTCGTCGGGTACTGGGGCGTTTCGCGGGATGTGACGCTAGACATGCGCGCCCGCGCCGCGCTGGTGGCCACCGAGGTGCGCTACCAGGAACTGTTCAGCCGCCTGCCCTCGCCGCTGCTGCTGCACCGCCAGCGCCGCGTGCTGGACGCCAACCCCGCGGCGGCCGCGCTGTTCGGCTACCCCGACGTGGCCTCGATGCTGGGCCAGGACGTGTTCGGTGCGCTGACACTGGCCGACGGCGAGGACCCCGGCGCGCCGCCGTCGCTCGAGGCGATGCCCGGCAATCCCCATCTGTCGCCGGCCGAATACACGCTGCACACCCAGGACGGCCGCCAGCGCACCGTGCGCGTGGCCGGCGTGGGCGTGGAGGCGGACGGCGAACCGGCCACGCTGTCCAGCTTCCTGGACGACACCGAGCGCCGCAGCGCCGAGGAGGCGGTGCGCCGCTCCGAGGCGCTGCTGTCGCACCTGGTGGCCACCAGCCCGGACGTGATCACGCTGTCGGAGCTGGGCGGCGGCTACGTGATGGTCAACGACACCTTCGTGCGGCTGACCGGCTATTCGATGGACGAGGTGATCGGCCGCAGCGCGCTGGACCTGGGCATCTGGGTGCGGCCCGAGGACCGGGCCCACATCGTGGACGCGCTGCAGCATGCGCCGGTGGTGCGCGACGTCTCCACCCACTTCCGCACCAAGCACGGCCAGCACCTGGACATGCAGGTCTCGGCGGCGCGCTTCATGATGGACGGGCGGCAATACCTGGTGCTCAACGCCCGCGACGTGACGGTGGTGGAACGCGCGCGGCTGGAACGTGAGGCCATCCTCGAGAACGCCTCCATCGGCATCGCCCTCACCCGCGACCGCACCTTCCTGCTGGCCAACCCGCGCTTCGAGCAGATGTTCGGCTGGCCGCGCGGCAAGCTGGTGGGCACGCCCGGCCGCGCCGTGTGGCCCGACGACAGCGCCTATGCCGCCATGGGCCGCGCCATCGGCCCGGCGCTGGCGCGCGGCGAGCAGGTGGAATACGAGGCGCCGATGCGCCGCTATGACGGCAGCATGTTCCTGTGCCGGTTGCTGGCCCGCGCGGTAGACCCGCACCACCCGAACGGCGGCAGCACCATCTGGATCGCCGACGACGTGACCGAGCGCCGCGGCGTGGAAGCCGCGCTGGCCAAGGCCCGTGACGAGGCCGAAGCCGCCAGCCAGGCCAAGAGCGCCTTCCTGGCCAACACCAGCCACGAGATCCGCACGCCGCTCAATGCCCTGGTGGGCCTGGCCCGGCTGGCGCGCCAGCCCGACCTGGACGACGACCGCCGCGGCCAGTATCTGGACCAGATCGTCGACAGTGCCAAGCTGCTGTCGGCCATCATCTCGGACATCCTCGACCTGTCGAAGGTGGAAGCCGGCAAGCTGCGGCTGGAGACCGTGCCCTTCGACCTGCATGCGCTGCTGGGCAACCTGCACCGCGGCAGCCTGGCCCCGGCCGAAGCCCGCGGCCTGACGCTGCACCTGGACATCGACGGCGGACTGCCCCAGCGCGTGCTGGGCGACCCGGTGCGGGTGCGCCAGATCGTCGGCAACTTCCTGAGCAATGCGCTGAAGTTCACCGCCACCGGCAGCGTGAGCCTGCGCGCGCGGCCCGCGCGCGCGCTGCGCAACGGCACGCCCGATCCGCTGGCCAGCGGCGCGCGCCTGCGCATCGAGGTGGTGGACACCGGCCCGGGCATCGACCGGGCGACGCAGGCACGGCTGTTCCAGCCCTTCACCCAGGGTGACGAATCCACCACCCGGCGCTACGGCGGCACCGGGCTGGGCCTGTCCATCTGCCGCGAGCTGGCCACGCTGATGAGCGGCGAGGTGGGCGTGCACAGCCAGCCCGGCCAGGGCAGCACCTTCTGGGTGGAACTGCCCCTGCCCTCCAGCGAGGACGACGGCGCACCCTCGGCCTTCGGCCCGCTGGACACCAGCAGCCCGCTGGCCGGTCGCCGGGTGCTGATGGTGGAGGACAACCCGGTCAACATGATGATCGGCGTGGCCCTGCTGGAGCGCTGGGGTGTGGAGGTGGAGCAGGCCGGCAACGGCCGCGAGGCGGTGGAGGCCGTGCGCCGCGCCGCGGCCCAGGGCCGCCTGTTCGATGCGGTGCTGATGGACGTGCAGATGCCGGTGATGAGCGGCCACGAGGCCACCCGTGTGCTGCGCGAACAGTTCGACGCCCGCGCCCTGCCCATCCTGGCGCTGACCGCGGCGGCCCTGGTGTCCGAACGCGAACAGGCCCTGGCCGCCGGCATGAACGACTTCCTCACCAAGCCCATCGACCCGGTGCGCCTGCATGCCGCGCTGGCCGAGGCGATGTCGCTGGGCACGATTTAA
- the pyrF gene encoding orotidine-5'-phosphate decarboxylase, whose amino-acid sequence MNFVSALRQAAHTQDSMLCVGLDPDPARFPGAWAGDASRIFDFCAAIVDATHDLVCAFKPQIAYFHAHRAEDQLERLIAHIRQVAPTVPVILDAKRGDIGATAEQYAREAFERYQAHAVTLSPFMGFDSIEPYLRYEGRGAILLCRTSNAGGSDLQAQRLASGELLFEHIARLAAGPWNANGQLGLVVGATFPAEVARVRELAPGLPLLIPGVGAQGGDAEATVRAGWRPDGPIIVSSSRAVLYASRGDDFATAARAAALATRDTLNAARSQPAA is encoded by the coding sequence ATGAACTTTGTCTCAGCGCTGCGGCAGGCCGCCCACACCCAGGATTCGATGCTTTGCGTGGGCCTGGACCCGGACCCGGCCCGCTTTCCCGGCGCCTGGGCGGGTGACGCCAGCCGCATCTTCGACTTCTGCGCCGCCATCGTCGACGCGACGCACGACTTGGTGTGCGCCTTCAAGCCGCAGATCGCCTACTTCCATGCCCACCGCGCGGAAGACCAGCTGGAACGGCTGATCGCCCACATCCGCCAGGTGGCGCCCACGGTGCCGGTGATCCTGGACGCCAAGCGCGGCGACATCGGCGCCACCGCCGAGCAGTACGCGCGCGAGGCCTTCGAGCGCTACCAGGCCCATGCGGTCACGCTGTCGCCCTTCATGGGCTTCGATTCCATCGAGCCCTACCTGCGCTACGAAGGGCGCGGCGCCATTCTGCTGTGCCGCACGTCGAACGCCGGCGGCAGCGACCTGCAGGCCCAGCGCCTGGCCAGCGGCGAGCTGCTGTTCGAGCACATCGCCCGCCTGGCGGCCGGCCCCTGGAACGCCAACGGTCAGCTGGGTCTGGTGGTGGGCGCCACCTTCCCGGCCGAGGTGGCCCGCGTGCGCGAGCTGGCGCCCGGCCTGCCGCTGCTGATTCCCGGCGTCGGCGCCCAGGGCGGCGATGCCGAAGCCACGGTGCGCGCCGGCTGGCGGCCCGATGGCCCGATCATCGTCTCATCGTCGCGGGCGGTGCTGTACGCCTCGCGCGGGGACGACTTCGCCACCGCGGCCCGGGCGGCCGCGCTGGCCACCCGAGACACCTTGAACGCGGCACGGTCGCAACCCGCGGCCTGA
- the purB gene encoding adenylosuccinate lyase, translating into MTPSPLTALSPLDGRYAPKVAALRPLLSEFGLMHRRVQVEVEWFIALSDAGFAEFKPLTEASRGLLRGLVVRFSEEDAQAIKDIEKTTNHDVKAVEYWLKSRIAGQAELEAASEFIHFACTSEDINNTSHALMLKAARDEVMLPALDRIIDKLAGMARQFADVPMLSRTHGQNASPTTVGKEVANVVARLRNARARIAEVQPLAKMNGAVGNYNAHLSAWPEHDWEAHARQVVEQQLGLTFNAYTIQIEPHDWMAELFDAVTRANTILIDWARDVWGYISLGYFKQKTKAGEIGSSTMPHKVNPIDFENAEGNFGLASALLTHLSQKLPISRWQRDLTDSTVLRNMGVALGYALLGYDSLQRGLDKLELNEPALADDLDAAWEVLAEPIQTVMRRYALPNPYERLKELTRGKGITREAMQQFVATLEIPEADKARLLALTPGGYTGKAAELAKRI; encoded by the coding sequence ATGACGCCCTCCCCCCTCACCGCCCTGTCCCCGCTCGATGGTCGCTATGCCCCCAAGGTGGCGGCGCTGCGCCCGCTGCTGTCCGAGTTCGGGCTGATGCACCGGCGGGTGCAGGTCGAGGTGGAGTGGTTCATCGCGCTGTCGGACGCCGGCTTCGCCGAGTTCAAGCCGCTGACCGAAGCCTCGCGCGGGCTGCTGCGTGGCCTGGTGGTGCGCTTCTCGGAAGAAGACGCCCAGGCCATCAAGGACATCGAGAAGACCACCAACCACGACGTGAAGGCGGTGGAGTACTGGCTGAAGTCGCGCATCGCCGGCCAGGCCGAGCTGGAAGCCGCCAGCGAGTTCATCCACTTCGCCTGCACCAGCGAAGACATCAACAACACCAGCCATGCGCTGATGCTCAAGGCCGCGCGCGACGAGGTGATGCTGCCGGCGCTGGACCGCATCATCGACAAGCTGGCCGGCATGGCCCGCCAGTTCGCGGACGTGCCGATGCTCAGCCGCACCCACGGCCAGAACGCCAGCCCCACCACCGTGGGCAAGGAAGTGGCCAACGTGGTGGCGCGGCTGCGCAATGCCCGCGCGCGCATCGCCGAGGTGCAGCCGCTGGCCAAGATGAACGGCGCGGTGGGCAACTACAACGCGCACCTGTCGGCCTGGCCCGAGCACGACTGGGAAGCCCATGCCCGCCAGGTGGTGGAGCAGCAGCTGGGGCTGACCTTCAACGCCTACACCATCCAGATCGAGCCGCACGACTGGATGGCCGAGCTGTTCGACGCCGTCACCCGGGCCAACACCATCCTGATCGACTGGGCGCGCGACGTCTGGGGCTACATCTCGCTGGGCTACTTCAAGCAAAAGACCAAGGCGGGCGAGATCGGCAGCTCCACGATGCCGCACAAGGTCAACCCGATCGACTTCGAGAACGCGGAAGGCAACTTCGGCCTGGCCAGCGCGTTGCTCACCCACCTGAGCCAGAAGCTGCCGATCAGCCGCTGGCAGCGCGACCTGACCGACAGCACCGTGCTGCGCAACATGGGCGTGGCGCTGGGCTATGCGCTGCTGGGCTACGACAGCCTGCAGCGCGGCCTGGACAAGCTGGAGCTGAACGAGCCGGCGCTGGCCGACGACCTGGACGCCGCCTGGGAAGTGCTGGCCGAGCCCATCCAGACCGTGATGCGCCGCTACGCGCTGCCCAACCCCTACGAGCGCCTGAAGGAGCTGACCCGGGGCAAGGGCATCACCCGCGAGGCGATGCAGCAGTTCGTCGCCACGCTGGAGATCCCCGAGGCCGACAAGGCCCGGCTGCTGGCGCTCACCCCTGGCGGCTACACCGGCAAGGCGGCCGAGCTGGCCAAGCGAATCTGA